One Microvirga lotononidis genomic window carries:
- the groES gene encoding co-chaperone GroES, which produces MTFRPLHDRVVVRRIEAEEKTAGGIIIPDTAKEKPQEGEVVAVGPGARDENGKVAALDVKAGDRVLFGKWSGTEVRIDGQDLLIMKESDIMGVIEQSAEAQKAA; this is translated from the coding sequence ATGACCTTTCGCCCATTACATGACCGCGTAGTCGTCCGCCGCATTGAAGCCGAAGAGAAGACGGCCGGCGGCATTATTATTCCCGATACTGCCAAGGAAAAGCCGCAGGAGGGCGAAGTCGTCGCCGTCGGCCCCGGCGCCCGTGACGAGAACGGCAAGGTTGCCGCCCTCGACGTGAAAGCCGGCGACCGCGTCTTGTTCGGCAAGTGGTCCGGCACCGAAGTGCGGATCGATGGTCAGGATCTCCTGATCATGAAGGAATCCGACATCATGGGCGTGATCGAGCAGTCCGCCGAAGCGCAGAAGGCCGCCTAA
- the groL gene encoding chaperonin GroEL (60 kDa chaperone family; promotes refolding of misfolded polypeptides especially under stressful conditions; forms two stacked rings of heptamers to form a barrel-shaped 14mer; ends can be capped by GroES; misfolded proteins enter the barrel where they are refolded when GroES binds), producing the protein MAAKDVKFSSDAREKMLRGVDILANAVKVTLGPKGRNVVLEKSFGAPRITKDGVTVAKEIELSDKFENMGAQMVREVASKASDVAGDGTTTATVLAQAIVREGAKSVAAGMNPMDLKRGIDLAVAEAVKDIQARAKKVASSEEIAQVGTISANGDASIGEMIAQAMQKVGNEGVITVEEAKTAETELDVVEGMQFDRGYLSPYFITNAEKMIAELEDPYILIHEKKLSSLQSLLPILEAVVQTSKPLLIVAEDIEGEALATLVVNKLRGGLKIAAVKAPGFGDRRKAMLEDIAILTAGQTISEDLGIKLETVTLDMLGRAKRVRIEKENTTIIDGAGSTQDIEARVQQIKAQIEETTSDYDREKLQERLAKLAGGVAVIRVGGSTEIEVKEKKDRVDDAMHATRAAVEEGIVPGGGTALLRAKAAVAKLSSDNPDVKSGINIVLRALEAPIRQIAENAGVEGSTVVGKINDNTSSDTFGFNAQTEEFVDLLQAGIVDPAKVVRTALQNAASVAGLLVTTEAMVADAPKKESAPAMPGGGMGGGMGGMDF; encoded by the coding sequence ATGGCTGCCAAAGACGTCAAATTCTCCTCTGATGCCCGCGAGAAGATGCTGCGCGGCGTCGACATCCTCGCCAATGCTGTGAAGGTCACCCTCGGCCCCAAGGGCCGCAATGTGGTGCTGGAAAAGAGCTTCGGGGCTCCAAGGATTACCAAAGACGGCGTCACCGTCGCCAAGGAGATCGAGCTCTCCGACAAGTTCGAGAACATGGGCGCCCAGATGGTGCGCGAGGTCGCCTCGAAGGCGAGCGATGTAGCGGGAGACGGCACCACCACCGCGACGGTCCTGGCCCAGGCCATCGTGCGCGAGGGCGCCAAGTCGGTTGCCGCCGGCATGAACCCGATGGACCTCAAGCGCGGCATCGATTTGGCCGTAGCGGAAGCCGTCAAGGACATCCAGGCTCGCGCCAAGAAAGTCGCCTCGTCCGAGGAGATCGCCCAGGTCGGCACCATCTCGGCCAATGGCGATGCCTCCATCGGTGAGATGATTGCTCAGGCGATGCAGAAGGTCGGCAACGAGGGTGTCATTACCGTCGAGGAAGCCAAGACTGCCGAGACCGAGCTCGATGTGGTCGAAGGCATGCAGTTCGACCGCGGCTACCTGTCTCCCTACTTCATCACCAATGCCGAGAAGATGATCGCTGAGCTTGAGGATCCCTACATCCTCATCCACGAGAAGAAGCTCTCGTCGTTGCAGTCACTGCTGCCGATCCTCGAGGCCGTGGTGCAGACCAGCAAGCCGCTGCTGATTGTGGCGGAAGACATCGAGGGTGAGGCGCTCGCCACCCTCGTGGTCAACAAGCTGCGTGGCGGCCTGAAGATCGCCGCCGTGAAGGCTCCGGGCTTCGGTGATCGTCGCAAGGCCATGCTCGAGGACATCGCGATCCTGACCGCCGGTCAGACGATCTCTGAAGACCTCGGCATCAAGCTCGAGACCGTCACCCTCGACATGCTCGGCCGCGCCAAGCGCGTCCGCATCGAGAAGGAGAACACCACGATCATTGATGGTGCTGGGTCTACGCAGGACATCGAGGCCCGGGTTCAGCAGATCAAGGCACAGATCGAGGAGACCACCTCGGACTACGACCGTGAGAAGCTCCAGGAGCGTCTGGCCAAGCTCGCAGGCGGCGTCGCGGTGATCCGCGTCGGCGGCTCGACAGAAATCGAGGTGAAGGAAAAGAAGGACCGCGTCGACGACGCGATGCATGCCACCCGCGCTGCGGTGGAAGAAGGCATCGTCCCCGGCGGCGGCACGGCCCTCCTGCGCGCCAAGGCTGCGGTTGCCAAGCTCTCCAGCGACAACCCGGACGTGAAGTCCGGCATCAACATCGTGCTGCGCGCGCTTGAGGCTCCGATCCGCCAGATCGCTGAGAACGCCGGCGTTGAAGGCTCCACGGTGGTCGGCAAGATCAACGACAACACCTCCTCCGACACCTTCGGCTTCAACGCTCAGACGGAAGAATTCGTGGATTTGCTGCAGGCTGGCATTGTCGATCCGGCCAAGGTCGTCCGCACGGCTCTGCAGAATGCAGCGTCGGTCGCTGGTCTCCTGGTCACCACGGAGGCCATGGTTGCCGACGCGCCGAAGAAGGAATCTGCTCCGGCTATGCCAGGTGGTGGCATGGGCGGCGGCATGGGAGGCATGGACTTCTAA
- a CDS encoding IS3 family transposase (programmed frameshift): MKRSRFTEEQIIGILREQEAGAKAADLCRKHGMSEATLYNWKAKYGGMEVSDARRLKALEDENARLKKLLAEAMLDASALRDLLFKKVVGPAAKREAVVHLQASFGLSERRACTLIGADRSTIRYRSCRPDDAVLRGRLRDLARERRRFGYRRLFVLLRREGETAGLNRIYRLYREEGLSVRKRQARRRAVGTRAPILVEAKANARWSLDFVHDQFANGRRFRILNVVDDVTRECLAAIPDTSISGKRVARELTTLIERRGKPGMIVSDNGTELTSNAILTWCTEHRIEWHYIAPGKPMQNGYIESFNGRMRDELLNESLFFGLDHARELIAAWVEDYNTERPHSSLGYQTPKAFSHALRTARDHRAAQRTGSARWPLAPVAPHGVSPVEALNATG; this comes from the exons ATGAAGCGTTCACGGTTTACGGAAGAACAGATCATCGGGATCCTGCGGGAGCAGGAGGCCGGGGCAAAGGCGGCCGACTTGTGCCGCAAGCACGGCATGTCGGAAGCCACCTTGTATAACTGGAAGGCCAAGTACGGCGGCATGGAAGTCTCGGATGCCCGGCGCCTCAAGGCGCTGGAGGACGAGAACGCCAGACTGAAGAAGCTGCTGGCCGAGGCGATGCTCGATGCCTCGGCTCTGCGCGATCTCCTCT TCAAAAAAGTGGTAGGGCCCGCCGCGAAGCGCGAAGCCGTCGTGCACCTGCAGGCCAGCTTCGGCCTGTCGGAGCGGCGGGCCTGTACCCTGATCGGGGCTGACCGGAGCACGATCCGATACCGCTCATGCCGGCCGGACGATGCCGTCTTGCGCGGCCGCCTGCGTGACCTGGCGCGGGAACGGCGTCGGTTTGGCTATCGGCGGCTGTTCGTGCTGCTTCGGCGTGAGGGCGAGACGGCGGGGCTCAACCGGATCTACCGCCTCTACCGCGAGGAGGGTCTGAGCGTGCGCAAACGTCAGGCACGTCGGCGGGCGGTCGGCACGCGAGCGCCCATTCTGGTGGAGGCGAAGGCCAATGCGCGCTGGTCGCTGGACTTTGTCCATGACCAGTTCGCGAACGGCCGGCGCTTTCGCATTCTGAACGTCGTCGATGACGTGACACGGGAGTGCCTGGCGGCGATCCCCGACACCTCGATCTCAGGCAAGCGGGTTGCCCGGGAGCTGACAACCCTGATCGAGCGACGTGGCAAGCCGGGGATGATTGTTTCCGATAACGGCACCGAACTCACCTCGAATGCCATCCTCACCTGGTGCACCGAGCACCGGATCGAGTGGCATTACATTGCCCCAGGCAAGCCGATGCAGAACGGCTACATCGAGTCGTTCAACGGCCGCATGCGCGATGAGCTGTTGAACGAGAGCCTGTTCTTCGGACTGGATCATGCCCGCGAGCTGATCGCGGCCTGGGTCGAGGATTACAACACGGAGAGACCCCACTCTTCCCTGGGCTATCAGACACCGAAAGCGTTCTCCCACGCCCTACGAACCGCAAGGGACCATCGCGCTGCGCAACGGACAGGCTCCGCGCGCTGGCCCCTTGCTCCTGTCGCGCCACACGGCGTATCACCTGTCGAGGCTCTAAACGCCACTGGATGA
- a CDS encoding winged helix-turn-helix domain-containing protein codes for MAALRIRQDYSPSDLRQRAARERDTRASLRLLAIANALEGMTRTEAARLAGMERQALHDAILRFNAEGPDGLHDRHRSGRPEQLSPGQQAALKAHILHGPEPERDGVSAWRLVDLCEYVERTYGVSYSEWGLSCLLKRLDLSRQKTRPSHPKGNPAAQAAFKKGAALSAAGRRGRAS; via the coding sequence ATGGCTGCCCTCCGGATCCGCCAGGACTACTCACCATCCGACTTACGCCAACGGGCTGCTCGTGAGAGGGACACCCGGGCCAGCCTGCGGTTGCTGGCCATTGCCAATGCGCTTGAGGGCATGACCCGAACGGAGGCCGCCCGCCTGGCCGGCATGGAACGTCAGGCTCTGCACGATGCCATCCTGCGCTTCAATGCCGAGGGACCGGACGGTCTGCATGACCGCCATCGTTCCGGTCGCCCGGAGCAGCTCAGCCCTGGTCAGCAGGCCGCTCTCAAGGCCCACATCCTGCACGGGCCGGAGCCCGAGCGCGATGGGGTGAGCGCCTGGCGTCTGGTCGATCTGTGCGAGTACGTCGAGCGGACGTATGGCGTGAGCTACAGTGAGTGGGGGCTCTCGTGCCTGCTCAAGCGGCTGGACCTGTCACGGCAGAAGACCCGGCCCTCGCACCCGAAAGGCAATCCGGCCGCCCAGGCGGCGTTCAAAAAAGGAGCTGCCCTCAGCGCTGCAGGCCGTCGCGGCAGAGCATCCTGA
- a CDS encoding GNAT family N-acetyltransferase, with protein MTRSTLSLRDATDDDIPFAWKLYSDHCRPVLTPFLGGHWDEVQEQQKFRTIWRPEMTKVIQFGSSCVGWLSTRTARAEVILENLYIAKRFRGRGIGSTILREIIDIAASNGRSVQLEALKETAAVEFYKKLGFERIGVTEMTVEMKYQFSTKLMGGHSNVPQVNRGDF; from the coding sequence ATGACGAGATCCACGCTTAGTCTTCGTGACGCGACCGACGACGACATCCCTTTCGCGTGGAAACTTTACTCTGATCACTGCCGTCCCGTGCTTACCCCGTTCCTTGGTGGACATTGGGATGAAGTACAAGAGCAGCAGAAGTTTCGTACCATTTGGCGCCCAGAGATGACAAAGGTCATCCAGTTCGGTTCATCTTGCGTCGGATGGTTATCTACTAGGACGGCCCGAGCAGAGGTGATTCTGGAGAACTTATACATTGCTAAGCGATTTAGAGGGCGGGGAATCGGTTCAACAATACTACGTGAAATCATCGACATCGCAGCATCAAACGGCAGGTCTGTCCAGTTGGAAGCCCTTAAAGAAACTGCAGCAGTTGAGTTTTACAAAAAGTTGGGCTTCGAAAGAATTGGCGTTACAGAGATGACAGTTGAGATGAAATATCAATTTTCAACTAAACTGATGGGAGGACACAGCAATGTTCCACAAGTCAATAGAGGAGATTTTTGA
- a CDS encoding IS630 family transposase: MQAVAAEHPEARLQLWCQDEARFGQKGRTTRVWYERGVRPPGVVDQRFESLYLFAACRPGTDETFALALPRVNADAMTIFLEQFARQLEPGVHAVLVLDQAGWHDARALHVPETITLLPLPPASPQLNPVERVWLYLRERYLSHRMLDDYEAVLDAVCRAWNRLLDETGRLTTLTAYPYLTASGIP; the protein is encoded by the coding sequence CTGCAGGCCGTCGCGGCAGAGCATCCTGAGGCGCGTCTTCAGCTCTGGTGCCAGGACGAAGCGCGCTTTGGCCAGAAGGGCCGGACCACCCGCGTTTGGTACGAGCGTGGGGTACGTCCGCCCGGCGTGGTCGATCAGCGCTTCGAGAGCTTGTACCTGTTTGCCGCCTGCCGTCCCGGCACGGATGAGACCTTCGCGTTGGCTCTGCCGCGGGTGAATGCCGACGCGATGACGATCTTTCTGGAGCAGTTTGCCCGGCAGCTCGAACCCGGCGTACATGCAGTGCTCGTGCTGGATCAGGCTGGCTGGCACGACGCGCGGGCCTTGCACGTGCCAGAGACGATCACGCTGTTGCCTTTGCCGCCGGCGTCACCCCAGCTGAACCCGGTGGAGCGGGTCTGGCTCTACCTGCGTGAGCGCTATCTCTCGCATCGGATGCTCGACGATTATGAAGCCGTGTTGGACGCGGTCTGCCGCGCCTGGAACCGGCTCCTCGACGAGACAGGCCGTCTCACAACATTGACGGCCTACCCGTATCTCACTGCGTCAGGAATTCCATGA
- a CDS encoding IS3 family transposase (programmed frameshift) yields the protein MKAARFTDAQKAFILKQGTDGTPVAEICRKAGISQATYFNWKKKYDGLLPSEMKRLKQLEDENARLKKIVADLTLDREMLQDVIKRKPLRPARQRELVAGMCREWAVSIRRACAALRFDRSTHHYKSRRTEQAGLKERIRDICQTRVRYGYRRVHVLLEREGWGTNIKRTYRIYRELGMQLRNKTPKRRVKAKLRDDRQVAVGPNDVWAMDFVHDQLATGKKIRVLTVLDTFSRYVPALDPRFSYRGEDVVATLERVCGQIGYPKTIRVDQGSEFVSRDLDLWAYQKGVTLDFSRPGKPTDNAFIEAFNGRFRAECLNQHWFLSLADAREKLEDWRRYYNEERPHGAIGNKSPIVLTKSGDAASPSP from the exons ATGAAGGCAGCACGGTTCACGGACGCCCAGAAGGCGTTCATCCTTAAGCAGGGCACGGATGGAACGCCCGTAGCGGAGATCTGCCGCAAGGCCGGGATCAGCCAGGCGACCTACTTCAACTGGAAGAAGAAGTATGACGGGCTGCTGCCGTCCGAGATGAAGCGCCTGAAGCAGCTCGAGGACGAGAACGCCCGTCTCAAGAAGATCGTCGCGGATCTGACGCTCGACCGCGAGATGCTGCAGGATGTCATCAAGCGAAAGC CTTTAAGGCCTGCTCGCCAGCGCGAGCTCGTGGCCGGGATGTGCCGGGAGTGGGCGGTGTCGATCCGCAGAGCCTGTGCGGCTCTTCGGTTTGACCGCTCCACCCACCACTACAAATCCCGCCGCACCGAGCAGGCCGGTCTCAAGGAGCGCATTCGTGACATCTGTCAGACGCGAGTGCGCTATGGCTATCGCCGTGTTCACGTCCTGCTGGAGCGGGAAGGCTGGGGCACGAACATCAAGCGGACCTATCGCATCTACCGGGAGCTGGGCATGCAGCTGCGCAACAAAACACCCAAGCGGCGGGTGAAGGCCAAACTGCGGGACGACCGCCAGGTGGCCGTGGGGCCCAACGACGTCTGGGCGATGGACTTCGTGCATGACCAGCTGGCCACCGGCAAGAAGATCCGGGTGCTGACCGTGCTCGACACCTTCTCGCGCTACGTGCCGGCCCTGGACCCGCGCTTCAGCTACCGCGGCGAAGACGTGGTCGCTACCCTGGAGCGGGTCTGCGGGCAGATCGGCTATCCCAAGACCATCCGGGTGGATCAGGGCTCGGAGTTCGTGTCGCGGGATCTGGATCTGTGGGCGTACCAGAAGGGCGTCACGCTCGACTTCTCCCGTCCGGGCAAACCGACCGACAATGCCTTCATCGAGGCGTTCAACGGCCGGTTCCGGGCGGAGTGCCTGAACCAGCATTGGTTCCTTTCGCTTGCGGATGCTCGCGAAAAGCTGGAGGATTGGCGTCGATACTACAACGAGGAACGGCCCCATGGTGCCATCGGGAACAAGTCCCCGATTGTGCTGACGAAATCGGGTGACGCAGCCAGCCCGTCACCCTGA